One stretch of Halapricum desulfuricans DNA includes these proteins:
- a CDS encoding DNA topoisomerase I has protein sequence MELIITEKDNAARRIADILSDGGADAERRNGVNVYGWGGKRCVGLSGHVVGVDFPTEYNDWRDVQPVELIDAEVVKSPTRENIVAALRSLAREADEAVIATDYDREGELIGKEAYELIREETDVPIKRVRFSSITETEVKQAFAEPDDLDFDLAAAGEARQIIDLIWGAALTRFLSLSARQLGDDFISVGRVQSPTLKLIVDREREIEAFDPDDYWEIAAELAKNGTSFEAQYFYDDDGSEAERIWEESEAESAFERLREQATATVESVRRRTRTDAPPAPFNTTAFIQAAGSLGYSAQRAMSIAEELYTAGYVTYPRTDNTVYPDDLEPVDLLESFAETSPFGEDAAALLDGDDLEPTRGDTESTDHPPIHPTGEFPDRNALSEDEWEVYELIVRRFFATVAEPATWEHLRVVADADGLRLKANGKRLLEAGYHEVYPYSSASETHVPDVQEGEQLAIEDVDLQAKQTQPPRRYGQSRLVSKMEEMGIGTKATRHGTIEKLYDRGYIDGDPPRPTALAKAVVDAAEAFAELIVSEEMTAQLERDMTAIANGEATLEDVTDESREMLERVFEELHDSREAVGEHLQESLKEDRTIGSCPECGSDLVIRKSRHGSYFVGCDGYPDCEYTLPLPSKGEPLVMDETCEEHDTHHVKMLAGSDTFVHGCPRCQAEAADENEDLIIGACPECGDEHGGELAIKHLRSGSRLVGCTRYPECEYSLPLPRRGEIEVLDERCEEHDLPHLQIVDGDDEPWELGCPICNYEEYRARNAVEDLEDLDGVGSKTAEKLSAAGVESPTDLAGVEPDAIAEQVRGVSADQVRDWQADLEA, from the coding sequence GTGGAGTTGATCATCACCGAGAAAGACAACGCCGCACGGCGAATCGCCGACATCCTCAGCGACGGCGGGGCCGACGCCGAGCGGCGCAACGGCGTCAACGTCTACGGGTGGGGCGGCAAGCGCTGCGTCGGGCTGTCGGGGCACGTCGTCGGCGTCGACTTCCCGACGGAATACAACGACTGGCGGGACGTCCAGCCCGTCGAGTTGATCGACGCCGAGGTCGTCAAATCGCCCACCCGGGAGAACATCGTCGCGGCGCTGCGGAGCCTGGCCCGCGAGGCCGACGAGGCCGTCATTGCGACCGACTACGACCGCGAGGGCGAGCTGATCGGCAAGGAAGCGTACGAGCTCATCCGCGAGGAGACTGACGTCCCGATCAAGCGAGTACGCTTCTCGTCGATCACCGAAACCGAGGTCAAGCAGGCGTTCGCCGAGCCCGACGACCTCGATTTCGATCTGGCCGCCGCGGGCGAGGCACGCCAGATCATCGACCTCATCTGGGGAGCGGCGCTGACGCGCTTTCTCTCGCTGTCCGCCCGCCAGCTGGGCGACGATTTCATCTCCGTCGGTCGCGTGCAGTCCCCGACGCTCAAGCTGATCGTCGACCGCGAACGCGAGATCGAGGCGTTCGATCCCGACGACTACTGGGAGATCGCCGCCGAACTGGCGAAAAACGGCACGAGTTTCGAGGCCCAGTACTTCTACGACGACGACGGCAGCGAGGCAGAGCGGATCTGGGAGGAGAGCGAGGCCGAGTCGGCCTTCGAGCGGCTGCGCGAACAGGCGACAGCGACAGTCGAGAGCGTCCGCCGCCGTACCCGGACGGACGCCCCGCCCGCGCCGTTCAACACCACCGCGTTCATCCAGGCCGCCGGCTCGCTGGGCTACTCCGCCCAGCGAGCGATGTCGATCGCCGAGGAACTGTATACCGCCGGGTACGTCACGTACCCCCGGACGGACAACACGGTCTATCCCGACGACCTCGAGCCCGTGGACCTGCTCGAATCGTTCGCCGAGACTAGCCCCTTCGGCGAGGACGCGGCGGCGTTGCTAGATGGTGACGATCTCGAGCCGACTCGCGGCGACACCGAGTCGACCGACCACCCGCCGATCCACCCGACAGGGGAGTTCCCCGACCGAAACGCCCTCTCCGAGGACGAGTGGGAGGTCTACGAACTGATCGTCCGGCGCTTCTTCGCGACGGTCGCCGAGCCAGCCACCTGGGAACACCTGCGCGTGGTCGCCGACGCCGACGGGCTGCGACTGAAGGCCAACGGCAAGCGTCTGCTCGAAGCCGGCTATCACGAGGTCTATCCCTACTCCAGCGCCAGCGAGACCCACGTCCCCGACGTGCAGGAAGGCGAGCAACTGGCGATCGAGGACGTCGACCTGCAGGCCAAACAGACCCAGCCGCCGCGGCGGTACGGCCAGTCGCGGCTCGTCTCGAAGATGGAAGAGATGGGTATCGGGACCAAGGCGACCCGTCACGGGACGATCGAAAAGCTGTACGATCGGGGATACATCGACGGCGATCCGCCGCGGCCGACGGCGCTGGCAAAGGCGGTCGTCGACGCCGCGGAGGCGTTCGCCGAGCTGATCGTCAGCGAGGAGATGACCGCCCAGTTAGAGAGAGACATGACCGCCATCGCCAACGGCGAGGCCACCCTCGAAGACGTGACCGACGAGTCCCGGGAGATGCTCGAGCGCGTCTTCGAGGAACTGCACGACTCCCGCGAGGCGGTCGGCGAGCACCTTCAGGAATCGTTAAAGGAAGACCGGACGATCGGCTCCTGCCCGGAGTGTGGGTCGGACCTGGTGATTCGGAAGTCCCGACACGGGTCGTACTTCGTCGGCTGTGACGGCTACCCCGACTGTGAGTACACGCTCCCGCTGCCCTCGAAGGGCGAGCCGCTGGTCATGGACGAGACCTGCGAGGAGCACGACACCCATCACGTCAAGATGCTGGCCGGCAGCGACACGTTCGTCCACGGGTGTCCGCGCTGTCAGGCCGAGGCTGCCGACGAGAACGAGGACCTGATTATCGGCGCGTGTCCCGAGTGCGGTGACGAGCACGGCGGCGAACTGGCGATCAAGCACCTCCGCTCCGGATCACGGCTCGTGGGCTGTACTCGCTATCCGGAGTGTGAGTACTCGCTGCCGTTGCCCCGCCGCGGCGAGATCGAGGTGCTGGACGAGCGCTGTGAGGAACACGACCTCCCGCACTTGCAGATCGTCGACGGCGACGACGAGCCGTGGGAGCTCGGCTGCCCGATCTGCAACTACGAGGAGTACCGGGCGCGAAACGCCGTCGAAGACCTCGAGGACCTCGACGGCGTCGGCTCGAAGACCGCCGAGAAGCTCTCGGCCGCAGGCGTGGAGTCGCCCACCGATCTGGCGGGCGTCGAACCCGACGCGATCGCCGAGCAGGTCCGAGGTGTGAGCGCCGACCAGGTCCGCGACTGGCAGGCCGATCTCGAAGCCTGA
- a CDS encoding translation initiation factor encodes MTEENPLDDLDVPEDPTADLDRTTQTLQVRTEERRYGKQMVIVDGLDSDEEMESLASELKSMLGTGGTVKDGHIEIQGDHESRIRSLLHEKGYQLR; translated from the coding sequence GTGACCGAAGAGAACCCACTGGACGACCTCGATGTTCCCGAAGACCCGACAGCCGACCTCGATCGGACGACTCAGACACTGCAGGTCAGGACCGAGGAGCGGCGATACGGCAAACAGATGGTCATCGTCGACGGCCTCGACAGCGACGAGGAAATGGAATCGCTCGCGTCGGAACTGAAATCCATGCTCGGGACGGGCGGGACCGTCAAGGACGGCCACATTGAGATCCAGGGTGACCACGAGAGCCGGATTCGATCATTGTTGCACGAGAAGGGCTATCAGCTCCGATAG
- a CDS encoding ferredoxin, translating to MATFMGRIDNLRMVSPMATVEVDQDLCVGDQICASMEPEIFEMRDDGLAYVVDGMGELEDEAMIEAAKEAADACPVDAITVSE from the coding sequence ATGGCTACTTTTATGGGTCGAATCGACAACCTCCGAATGGTGTCTCCAATGGCAACTGTCGAAGTCGATCAAGACCTTTGCGTTGGCGATCAGATCTGTGCATCGATGGAGCCGGAAATCTTCGAGATGCGCGACGACGGCCTCGCGTACGTCGTCGACGGAATGGGAGAACTCGAGGACGAAGCGATGATCGAGGCGGCGAAGGAGGCGGCCGACGCCTGTCCCGTCGACGCGATCACCGTCAGCGAGTAG